In the genome of Prosthecobacter dejongeii, the window CATCGTAGTTAGCCTCCACAAAAAGGCTATCGGCAGCCTTGAGTCGGTCTTTGATCAAATTCGTCACAAAACCGACATCGCTCAGCAAACCGAGCCGGGATTCTTCGTCAGCAATGACAAAACCCACGGGATCCACGGCATCGTGCGGGACTGGAAAGCATTCGATTCGCAAGTCTTGAAAGTCAAAAGCACTGCCGGTCGTCATCAACCGCCAGGAGGGCGGGGTGCGAAATTTAAGGCTACCCTGCAATGTTTCCCGGGTGAGCGCGGTGGCATACAAGGGTAGTGTACGTTTGCTACTCAGCACTTCCAGGCCATTCGTGTGATCCTGATGTTCGTGAGTGAGTAAGATTCCGTCTAGTTGGTCTAGGGTGTAGCCAGCAGCTTCTAGTCGCACGCAAATCTGTTTGGCACTGAGTCCAGCATCCACTAACAACGTGGTGCGACCCGTGGACACGACAGCACAATTGCCTGAACTGCCGCTGCCGAGAACTGTGAGTCGAACCATGCTCTTTGTTTTTAACCGACTGAGCGGTGGCTGCAAGGCACAACTTCACAGGAAGATGCCTTCCTATGGGCACAAAAAAAGCCGGAGCGTTTTCACGCTCCGGCTTCTCTCACGCAGGGCATGCCTGCGAAATCTTAGTGCTCGTAACCTGCCTCACCATGCTCGGAGAGATCCAGACCGATCTGCTCGACTTCTTCCGTTGGGCGAAGGCCTACCAGCAGCTTCACAATGATGGTGATCACCAGTGTTGCAGCCACGCTCCAGAGGATTGTCAGGGCGACAGCCTTCAACTGATTCATCAGCAGTCCTTCTTTCAGACCTGCCACGATGGAGTTGGCTTTCTCATCAGCAAACACACCTGTCAGGATAGCGCCCAG includes:
- a CDS encoding MBL fold metallo-hydrolase, producing the protein MVRLTVLGSGSSGNCAVVSTGRTTLLVDAGLSAKQICVRLEAAGYTLDQLDGILLTHEHQDHTNGLEVLSSKRTLPLYATALTRETLQGSLKFRTPPSWRLMTTGSAFDFQDLRIECFPVPHDAVDPVGFVIADEESRLGLLSDVGFVTNLIKDRLKAADSLFVEANYDAQLLEADTKRPWATKQRISSRHGHLSNDQAAELIESVAHAGLHHVVLGHLSDDCNDPDRATQRIQESLHRIGIKDTKVQCAQRRCLTPTIEVARRRVVISLSTSSPAPTMQQMALF